Within the Fusarium musae strain F31 chromosome 11, whole genome shotgun sequence genome, the region CAGACTCAAGCGCCTATGCCCCGGACATGGACAGTCTGGAAACCAATGAATTTCCACGACTACGTGACTCCCCTGATGACTGTGACTTCTTGGCGCTAAGTCGCTTTACTCACGACGGAGACAGTAAGATTCATGCATAGGTGATCATTGTAGAAGCTATGACTAATGGGGAATAGAAGTTCGAGATGAAATATTCACTTTTGGCCAGCTTGAAGAGATAGAATATTTTCTGGACGATCCCGAGGGTGGCGATATATATCTTCTGTTCGGCTTCCAAGGGCAAGCTTTGGACAAAGACTTTACTGACTATTCCTAGTAGAGCGATTCCTGAGACTACTCTTCTCAACCACTGTGGTAGCGAGATGCGTGAAATCTACCAAAAATTGGGGTTTGCTCCATTAATCCCATATTGTCCGGCCAATGACGTCCTCAGAGGGTTAGGCCGACGGCTCTATGGTTCTCGTTCACAGTATGGTATGGGACTCCTGGGTGAGAAGATGATCAGATCtgacttttattttaaaagatatctGGTTCACGCTTCCCTTAATGAATCCGGTTCTTTCAGATGATGTTCCAGGCCAAGACCTTCATGTATTCCAATGCGACTCTACTAGAGGGTACATCCATTTACGTGATAGCCTGGGCATGTTCTACCTCAGCTTCGATATCGAAACCAGACAAACAAGGATTTTGTATTCGAATTCGATTCCCGCAAGCCAAAAACTGGAGGCTGTGTCGGCAAACGCAGAAGACCTGGGTGTACGGAATGAACCTTTTATGTTCCTCACATGCGCACTGAGTGCAAtccttgaagaacaaggaagTTTTGCATGCTCATTCTTCACTTACATCGAAGAAATGGTAAATGTATTCCCCTTTTCTACAGAATTCTTTCTCATTGTGACGTGGTAGGAGGACTATACCAATTCCCTGGAGTTTGAGATTGCggaggacgaagagaagCAGGTCAAAGAGACCGCCATCAAGCTGAGAAAGTCATTACCGGACTTGGAGAGAATCCTGGAGTTGGTAGAATGTGCGATTCAAATCATCGAGGACACCATCAGTGAGCACAAAGACTGCAAAGAGCTGCTGTCCATTCCCGAAGAGCGTTTTCTCTATGTCGAGAAGAATCTTCAGACTCTGCGCTCCAAAGCGATTTCCTTCAAGACATATCAAGAAACACGTATCAGGAGGATCAATGTCTGCTTATCAACGGTAGGACCTCTATACCCTCAGGAGGTGTTCTTTGCCGGAATACCATGCTAACCACTCGCTCTAGCTCTCATCCCTTCTGAGCCTTAGGGCTGACAGCGCCATCAAAGCGAGCACAGAAGCAATGACGAGATTGACAGAAGCCAATCGAGAGGACAGCGGTAGAATGAATGAGATTTCCATAGCTACGAAGCTCGACAGCGAGGCTATGATCACCATTGCGAAACTCACCATGTTCTATCTACCGTCAACATTTGTAGCGGTAAGCGACCATACCCCGACGCTCGACGTCAAAAAACGCTAACAGTAGACAAGACACTTTTCAGCATGGGCATCTTCAATTTCGATTTTGACGATGGCAAGAATGGGCGTCTTGTCATGTCCAGCCAATGGTGGATGTACATCATTTTTGCGATCCCTCTCACTCTGGGGACGTTTTACTGGTTCAGAGCGGTTACAAGATCGCACAAGCAGGCAAGCCAGAAAGCAGAACGAGAAGCCAAGCAGCCTGAATGAGGGCGCGATTCCATGTGCTCTgaagtactccgtagtctgAGGATTGATCTATGGGGTTGTTTTTACGTACGTCAAACTTTCTGTGCACCAGTCAATGCAAGCCATTCATTCAAGCCGGTGGGTAACTGAGTGGCTCCTCTTCACTTTAACGCCTAGCGTTGTCgtggggagcaagaaaagcaTGTGGCTCCAGGGCAAGATGACAAAAATACCTCGCCAGACAGTCACTCTAGTCATGCTTACTGTACCTACTTATTTTTGTTGACTAGAATACCAGGCCCAAGCTTTCTGACCTCCCCTGGTGCTATCGATCGTGAACTGAGGTTCCACCCATCAGGTCCCCGCcagtgaaaaaaaaaaaaaaaaaaaagtttcaAGAAAAATTTGTCGCGACTGAACGAGCAATTGAGTGAAGTATTGTAGAAGAATAGAATGAAGATATTCCCAAATGGCTGGCATTCATTGAGTTGAGTGATGGTGACGACATTGATTGCCTTAGGCACCTCATTCCTCAAAACGGCACAGCTTGTGTAGCTATTGCCCAATGTAGAGAGCTCTGAGCTGCCTATGACGACACTAAagcaaccaccaccaaatATTCCTTTGACCCCTCTATTTACCTTCTCCCAACAACAACCACTTCACTCAATCAATCCATCAAACCCTAATCAATCCATCAAAgactcaatcaatcaatcagtcCAACTCACCGCAATCATGTCCCGCATCCCAACCTCCACCTCGGTCCTCGAGTCCGCCGTCATCGAAGCCCCCTTCAGCGACGTCTGGCACCTGATCAAGCTCCAGgacttctccaagttctACTCGGCCCTCTCCTCCAGCGAGTGGGTGAAGGGCGCGTCCCCCGACACCGACATCGTCAAGTGGACCTTCAAGGACGGCACCGTCCTCGAGGTCAAGCAGGAGGAGCACTCGTCCATCGACCACTACATCACCTACAGCGTCATCTCGTCGCAGCCCGCCCTCAGCTACACCTCGGTCGTCAGCACCGTCCGCGCCTACCCCGTCACCTCGGGCAAGTACGAGGGCGCTACTTTCGTCACCTGGAGCGGAAACTTCTCGagcgatgctgatgctggtgtCATTGAGgatgccaagttcaagcgcCGTGAGGCTCTGGCTGACCTCGCTAAGGCTGTTGCCAAGAAGTAAATGATGGGAATATGGGAAGCAGGGATTAAAAAGAAACGAAGGGTATCATAAGAATATCTATGGATGGGCGGAGCAGGGTTATCACATGTCGATGTAACTATTAGCCCGTCGTCACAATCACATCAATTGTCAAGCTGTGCATCATATGGAATCACAAACCGAGACCTCAACTTgaccctaaacttaggcctaagcaagttgatgatgatgatattccaagtctttataaaaatcttcATTGTTGGTGTCAGTCTTGTAGATGCTTTGACTCTTCAACTGGTATCGGATAATGTTGGGCCGTTGATTGATCAAACTGCGTCGCATCAGATACAGGGTACTCAGTAGTGGTGCACCAGCGTTGTACGCAAGGTTGCGACAACCAACCACGGAAATCTGCATCGCACAACATAAATTCATCGCAAAACATGTGTCCCGATTCACGTTTCGCAACATCTCACCAGGACTGGACCCTGAACATTGCACACAAAAGATTTGCGCTGGATTTTCAGGGTCTGGGGACAGACCCATTCTTGGCGGAGAGCTTCAGGGTAGGACTGATCGGGTACCTGAAATTTTCAACACCATGAATCAGATCATCTTCAATTCTAGAACGATTCGAAACACAAATTCGCGTTAGCTCACGGAATCAACGGGATTCAGCTGCATATATCAACTCCGAGTCTCTCGATAAATGGCTCATTTTCAATTCAGCGACGTTGCGCAACAGGGACACTCCCCCAAGACCTTTTGCACATGGGATCTCAAACACGAGATAAGAATCTCACACGTCGCAGTGCAACCGGCTTCTTCGGATGCAATGTCGTCCACTCAAGCGATGCAGGGTCCTTTCTACAAGTGAGTCTCTTCCATAGCGTGATTGGACCAAAGAAAATAGAGAGGAATGAATCAAGTACCCCTTGAATGAAAATTTGAAGCTTGAAAGTTAATTGAACTCTAAATTCCAACGTCCGAGACCCCGATTCTCGACACTTTGTATTCACTGATGCCGATCAACAGTTTTCTGTGAAACCTTCGCGTATTTGGCGTATTCATCTTTGCTCGTATCTTATCTACGCGTATTAGTTCGTCCGCGCGTTCGTTCAGCCCGTCTCTCGTCAGCACAGAATTTTTCCAGTGGTGCCACACGAGTCGGTCAGATTTTAATCACTCCAACGGCGTTTCATTGACCTCCGTCTTCCGTTGGTGGGTTTCGGCACGGTAATCTCGTCGGGTCCGATCCTTCGACAGGTCCCACATTCAATTCCGTCAAGCGCATAAAAAGGGGATGGTCAAAACTCCACCACAATTTCACATTCTCCGCAAGGCGAGCATGGGTGCAAGCCTTGTTTGGAGGTGAGCACGTGAGCATATCACACCGTCTTGTGGGATATCGTGAAGTGGGGGCATGCGTGTACGTTGTTGATTGACATTATTCTAGATTAACATTAATTAAATGGTTCATTGCGATGGGTTGCTATGCGATATCGTTATGTGATGATTGAGTAAAACATGCTGTGTGTCATTTATTTCCCTCCCCGGTTGCCGGTTGTAGGGAACggcttctccagcttcacGCACCAGAGGAACAGATCCTCCAAGGGCAAAAGACCAAGCAACATGCGGTTCGACAGCCAAGCAACCAGAACAACTCCTGTAGCAGCAAGGGCATCAAGCCAGTAGTGATTCGCCGTAGCAACAATGATAGTCAACACAAACGCCGGGTACACGACGCTCAGCACCACGAAGAAGACCTGCCACGCCTTGCTCATGCGCTTCTCACGGGGGGCGAGGCGGCGGCGGAAGAGGCCAGAGTGGTACAGGAGGACAGTGCCGATGCAGAAGGAGTATCCAAAGTGAAGAGAGGGGAAGGCGGCGAGCTGGTTGAAGAACTTGTTGGTGGCGTAGATGGACTCGGCGTCTTCGCGGCGGACGGTGTCGAAGAAGCCGTATTCTTCGGGAAGGAGACGAGGCGGCATGCATGGGTATGTTgtgaagacgacgaagctGAAGAGGTTTGTGAGCGTCATCATGCGACGAGCCTCTGCGAACTGCGCGTGCGTCGGTGCGGCGTAGTAATACCATGCGAGGAAGCTTAAGCTTGTTAGCAATGTTTTCGTCGTGAGGCGTAGTAGAAGTGACGACGAACCTGACGGTGACGGGGATGTGAATAAGGGAGTAAGCGCGGTTCAAGATGGTCAGCATCGTCTGGTGATCATTCCTGAAGAAGCTCTGGACATCGATCTCGCGCAGAGGAAACAACCAGCTAAACGGACCCTCATGCTCAAACCACAAGACCGCCTTTCCATGGTTCTCCGCAGTCTGCCAGACGCCATCCGTGGCGGCGATAAGCTCACTCGCCGACTTGACGCCGACGTAGAAGAGCAGATTGACAGCCCAGTAGAACATCTCGACGAGGAACGGGAACTTTTGTATGAAGCGCGAGTGATAGTACTTGGCGTACCGGCTCGAGTTGGGCGTGTGAACAACAGTACCGCAGCACGTTCGTTTCTTGGGCGGGTGCGTGTCAGTCGGCGACGCTGCGTCGGCGAGGTTGAGACGCTCCGTCTCGTCGTGGACGTCGTCCTCGTCCCATGGCTCCAGCTTCGATTGGCCGAGGAGACCTGCGTCGGCGCTCTTTGACGAAGggatgatggagaagtttCGGAGGCGGTTGAAGTAACATGAAGCGATCATGACACCGACGATGAACTGCACGTGCCGCCAAAAAAGAGACCACAAGGTTAGACTTCTGTCCGGCGTGAGAGTTTACACAGAGAAAATACGTACGATTGGCTCCACGACGGCGTGGTAGGCAAACTGCGGCTCACCCAAATCTTGTTCATTCTGTGGAGTTTGCTCTTGAGCCATGATGTCCTCTACTGCGGCATGCGCCGACCTGACCTGAACCAgcaaaaataaaagaaagacgaAGAGTGTAATAAATAGAGTAAAAGAAGCTTAAAGGTTGTCACGACGAATAGGTTGGGGCGGGTGAGTCGATACGTTagaaggggaaaaaaaaaggtttacgttaaaaagataaataaagaaCGAACTTCGGAAGACGCGGAGAATAATGAACAGGGGGAGGACCGGTCAAAACAAGGGAAGCAAGGATTTGATTTGGGATCAGGATTTCTTTCTGATCAAAAGCTATCGAACGCACGCACTGGGCTACAGAATTAAAGAGCGTTAGGGCGGTTAGTTAGGGGGGTTAGATAAGCTTGGCGGGTTGGAGCGCTGTGTTATTACGTGTCTTGGCTATGGTTATGGGAGGCAGCCCCTGAAGCGCCAGTACCAATTGGCAATTGGCCACTTGGGCGATTCAGCTTTGGGTGACGTAGATGATCCATTTCCGCAGAGGCTAAATTTTAGATTGCCAGGGGGGACGGGGGACAGAAAGTTAGAGTATGAGGCCACTATAGATTCAGTGAAAAATGCACCCGCTGAAATTGTCAGATGAGAGACGGGGCGGGGTGATGGTCAGCCAATCCCGTCGTCCGCGGACcccaaagaaacaaaagcGAGAACGAAAAATCCGAGGGGGATTAGGGGGCCTGCTCCACTGATAATGAAAGGGTCACCCCCCCCTTTGGTGCCACTGCAACTGTACTGCCACCGTCCCTGCGGCGCAATCCACCATCTTTTCGCGAGCGTCAGATTTAATCTCAGCCCCAAAAAACAATTCAATTCAATCCATCCTTTCCACTCCTTCAAAAGCGCACCCAACGCCAAGCCGCTTCGCCGGTCCTTTCGCTCCCTTTCCTTTTCAATACctcttttaataatcttcTCCCCTAAACATGTCATCCTCACCGATCCTCGGCCCTGAACGAAAAAGCTCCTACGATGAAGAGCGTCTCGAATGGGCGAAGCCCTCGGTGCCGAAGAAGTACCTCCGCCTGCCAAGACTGCGCCGCTCGACCGTgattctcttcctcatcgactTTTTGATCATCGCTGTGCTCGTGCATGCTTTTTACCCGCTCATCACGCTGCTGCGAAGGAATGAGGAGCTGTTCGGTGCGAGATTAACGCTGCCCCTGAATGATACGTCGTTTGGCGAGGATGTGCCCGCGCAGAGGACGATACCGAGGATTTTTCACCAGACCAGCGCGAACGAGACCATCCCTGAGGCTTGGAAGGACTTGGTAAAGAGTTGTCGGGAGACTTACTCGGAGTTTGAGTACAAGGTTTGTTTTTGGTCCCGGTGGTTTGATTGAAGGGACGGGAGCTAATTGTCGCAGCACTGGACCGACGCAAAGGCTCGTGATTTTATCTCGGAAGAGTACCCTTGGTTCCTCGACACTTGGGATACATTCCCCTTCAACATTCAGCGCGCTGATGCTATTCGATACTTTGTTCTTCACCACTACGGCGGTATCTATCTCGACATGGACACGCTCTGCAACGCGACCATCCCGCTGCACCAGATCGAAGCCGACGGCAGCAAGCACCACGCCGTCTTCAAGAGCACAACGCCCACCGGCGTCTCCAACGACATGATGATAACATCCGCGCACCACCCGGCCTTCACAAAAGCCCTCTCGCGAATCCAGCTCTACAACGACATAACCCGTCCCTGGGCGCACATCCTCCCGCACGTCGCGGTGATGGTATCAGCGGGCCCGCTGTTCCTGACCATGGCGCTGAAGAATTACCTGCTCGAGCAGCCGTCGCTGCCTGAGACTACGGTGCAGGTGATCAATGCGACGGAGCTCGAACCTTATTTGACTGATTACGAGGGCGCGTCGTGGCATCACGGCGATACGAAGGCGATAATGTGGTTGGGTGAGCACGAGTGGGTTTGGTACCTGCTCGGTCTCGTTGGGGTTGTTGGAGGGTTGTATCTGATCAATATGCTTATGATGAAGTGCTGGGTGCGGTTCTTCGAGAAGGCTTCCATTgatgaggccaaggatgCTATTAAACTCACGTAGACGGGGTTatgcttaattatatacgaCTTTTAATACTTCTAATGGCAGCGATGTTTCCTTCATAGTCTGTGATACTTCCAATATCGCGCAGTCCCTCGGACAATGCTCAATATCGACAGTGAAGCCCATTCTGACCGCCCCATAGAGAGACGCTAGCCTCGTGGCTTATCTCAACACGTCAGTGCGTCGACGAGTCCCTCAGATTTAAATCTGACGGTCCCCAAAGTCAATGCAACACTGCATGAGTTCATCAGCCGACATACGCGCGTCCAAGTTAATCTTGGTCCAGACCGTTCCGTGCCGCGGAGGAACTTGTGAGATGACGTCGGCGTAGTCCCCGGAGGAGGATGACCCCGCAAAGTAGTTTGCATTGGTTGAAGCTAGGCTGTATTGGAGGTTGTGACAGATTTCTTGCATGCAATTGGTGTTTTGAGGGAGCTTTGTATGCAGTGCTCTCGATTGGTGCGGTCACAAGGAGTGATGGTTGTCTAGACTGACTGCATTGATGTTGAGTCGGTCTCGATTGCTTGCGGCGTGACGAACGCCAAGATGACCaattcttggtgttgagatgcaACGCGATGCCAACCTCACTTGTTTCGAGATGGACTGACACAGAGTACAATTCGAGGCCTAACAAAATGACTTTTATTACCCGCCATGCTTTCTAACCAACAATTCCGACATCCAATCGCTGCGATGCCTTTCCAGCCTTTTACAATACATATCCTACACTTCCTCATCTACTGAGACCCAGTCTCCGACGCCTCACCCTccaattccttcttctccttctctttcttctcaatAGTCGTTTGCTTCTCCCACATGGCATGGTATCGTCCTCCCTGCGCTAAAAGCTCATTGTGCGTTCCGCGCTCGACGATCTTGCCCTTGTGAAGAACGATGATCTGGTCTGATGTTGTGATGGTGGACAGACGGTGACTGCAGATTGTTAGCCATTGTTTGGAGAGGGGTTTAGAGGAGACTTACGCAATTGTGATGGTTGTGCGGCCTTCGGTGACGCGCTCGAGAGCATCTTGGATCTGACGCTCTGTGTGTGAGTCGAGAGAGGCGGTTGCTTCGTCGAGGAGAAGGATGCGAGCGTCTTTAAGGATGGCACGGGCGATGGCGATCTACAAATGTCAGTTCACGTCCGCAGTGCTAATCATCAACGGTGACTTACTCTTTGGCGTTCACCGCCCGACAACTTCAATCCCCGCTCTCCAACCTTGGTCTCATACCCATCCGGAAAGTTGAGAATACGCTCATGAATATTCGCCGCCTCACACGCCTTGTAAACATCTTCCTCCGTCGCATCTGGTCTCGCGTACAAAAGATTGTACATGATCGTCGCATTGAATAGAACCGTGTCCTGAGGAACGACGCCGATGTTGCTGCGAAGACTCTCGAGCTTGACATCTCGAAGGTCGTGACCGTCAATGGTGATGGAGCCATCCGTGACGTCGTAGAAGCGgaagagaagcttgagggaAGTGGACTTTCCACTGCCTGATTCTCCGACGATAGCGGTCTTTGTGCCTGGGGCAACGGTGAAGTTGATGCCGTCGAGAACGGGATCGCCTTTCTTGACGTGATATGCGAACTTGACATCGTTGAAGGAGACTTCGCCTTTGGGCGAGGGCAATGGGATGGCATCGGGCTTCTCAACCACGCCAGGTGTTTCTTTGAACTATTACCATTAGCATACCCCATTTTGATAGAAGAGAGATACTCACGATATCAAGTAGACGCTCAGCTTCAATGAGGTTATTCTGAAGCATGGTATAGTACGTCCCAAAGAAGTTCAAAGGACCCTGAAGCTGAACAAAGTAGTTGATCAGACTCACAAACTCACCAACAGTCTGCTCCCCAATAGAAATCTTGTACGCCGACACCGAAACAAGAAGCGCCGTTCCCAGAGTGAAAATCGAACTCTGCGTAAGATTCAGCCCGTTCAAGGACCACTGCACCAATCTCTCTGCGCGCTGGAAAACAGTAACATGCTCTCTGAACCGCGCCGTCTCACGCGCAACGGCACAATTATGCTGAACCGTCTCATACGCCACGATAGCATCCGTCTTGACAGCTTCCATCTCGCGAGTCTTAATGGTCATGTCCCTTCGCTGTTTTCCTCGGTACTTGGCGACGTAGATTGTGAGGAAGATGTATGACcacatgatgaagaacacAATGATGGTGTAGAAAGCATCGTATTTCACAAAGAAAATCACACCAGCGACGAAAATGTCAAACACCATGGGAAAAACCTGAAAGCAGAAACTTTCAAGGAAGGTGTTGATGGAAGCGCCGCGGCTCAGGGCGCTGGTGACTTCGCCGACTTTCTTGTTGAGGTGAAACTCGAGTGATAAGCCGAGGACGTGTTCAAATGCAGCGGAGGAAAGACGGCGGAAGAGGGACTGAGATACGGGCAGCCAGAGGAGGGATCGCGCGGCGCCGAGAACGCCTTGGTTGCCTTGAAGAGCACGGTATACGACGTAGAGGATGATTTCTTTGTAGGGAAGTTTGCCTTCACCGAGGCTGTCGACGAGGGTGCCGAGCTGGAGAGGTCCTAGGACGTTGACGGTGCGTTggcagatgaggaggatgatgcaGATTAGTACGATGGCTTGATAGACGGGAGAACCCTTTGGCCTGTAAAAGTTAGTGAGTGAGCAGAGTTTGAAAGGCAGGGACTTACCAGAGGTAGGGAAACAGGACTCGAAATCCAGCAAAGTAATCTAGCCATCCTGTCCCAGAAACCTGCGTCCTTCTCGGCTCAGCAGCCGTGGGCTGAATGCTCCCATATCCCTCTGCTGTCCCGTTTCCGTTCTCAAGAAGTCCCCGTCTCTCCTCCGGCAAAGACTTTGGTTCTAGCGCTTTAGTCTTGTACTCTCTCAAACCCAGTGCCCCAATCATCAATGCGAGAACAAGAACCCTCGCAGCTCCAAGAATGTTAAGAGTGTCGACAAAACCAGGTGACACCCGAAGTTTCGGCTCCACAGCTGAGAGAGCAGCTGCGATGACAATCTCTGCAAGGGCACCGACGCACCATGCTGAAAGGTGAGCAGAGTTCGGATTCCACGGCCCTTCAGGGTCTGGAAGAAGACCAGCGACGTAGTATAGTAGCACTCCCACAAAAGATGCCTAGCATTGGTTAGTTATCCATGATGCAAGAGGGA harbors:
- a CDS encoding hypothetical protein (CAZy:GT32), with product MSSSPILGPERKSSYDEERLEWAKPSVPKKYLRLPRLRRSTVILFLIDFLIIAVLVHAFYPLITLLRRNEELFGARLTLPLNDTSFGEDVPAQRTIPRIFHQTSANETIPEAWKDLVKSCRETYSEFEYKHWTDAKARDFISEEYPWFLDTWDTFPFNIQRADAIRYFVLHHYGGIYLDMDTLCNATIPLHQIEADGSKHHAVFKSTTPTGVSNDMMITSAHHPAFTKALSRIQLYNDITRPWAHILPHVAVMVSAGPLFLTMALKNYLLEQPSLPETTVQVINATELEPYLTDYEGASWHHGDTKAIMWLGEHEWVWYLLGLVGVVGGLYLINMLMMKCWVRFFEKASIDEAKDAIKLT